A window of the Vigna angularis cultivar LongXiaoDou No.4 chromosome 3, ASM1680809v1, whole genome shotgun sequence genome harbors these coding sequences:
- the LOC108326276 gene encoding uncharacterized protein LOC108326276 produces MVVKMMRWRPWPPLVSKKYEVTMVVKTLTLQGCDLVRPGADKGLVLQIKWKGPKLTLSSLRRNAIARNFTREAQPQPDDVVFWDEEFHTLCTLSAYKDNAFHPWEIAFSLFNGLNQRSKTKVPVVGTATLNLAEFASVVDQKDFDLNIPITVSGGAAESSPLLSISISLVELRAAQESTEIVHKSIVPVPSSPMVQPGETTLVEKDELSTFKAGLRKVKILTEFVSVRKAKKAGHEEEGSEGNFSGRSEDGEYNYPFDSDSLDDFEEGESDEVKEDSSVRKSFSYGKLAYANAGGAFYSSMRVNGEDEDWVYYSNHRSDVGISHKDDSTVSATEPSVLQSSRRSILPWRKRKLSFRSPKSKGEPLLKKAYGEEGGDDIDYDRRQLSSDESLSLGKTEDDSGANRSSVSEFGDDNFAVGSWEQKEVLSRDGHMKLQTQVFFASIDQRSERAAGESACTALVAVIADWFQNNHDLMPIKSQFDSLIRDGSLEWRNLCENQTYRERFPDKHFDLETVIQAKIRPLAVVPGKSFIGFFHPEGMDEGRFDFLHGAMSFDNIWDEISRAGQECTSNDEPQIYIISWNDHFFILKVEADAYCIIDTLGERLYEGCNQAYILKFDSNTVIYKMQDVAQGSGEKTANDLQTVAEVLEQNDRQIQPINGKEVDSVVDTEEQVKNDQEEEVVCRGKEACKEYIKSFLAAIPIRELQTDVKKGLISSTQTPFHHRLQIEFHYTQFLPSYVAPPVAVAASMTMPDTLALAVTEVAA; encoded by the exons ATGGTGGTGAAGATGATGCGGTGGAGGCCGTGGCCGCCGCTGGTGTCGAAGAAGTACGAGGTTACGATGGTGGTGAAGACCCTCACTCTCCAGGGATGCGATCTGGTGCGGCCCGGCGCAGATAAGGGTCTGGTACTCCAGATTAAGTGGAAGGGTCCCAAACTCACGCTTAGCTCGCTGCGTAGAAACGCCATAGCCAGGAACTTCACCAGAGAGGCGCAACCTCAACCTGACGACGTCGTTTTCTGGGACGAGGAGTTTCACACGCTCTGCACCCTCTCTGCCTACAAAGACAATGCCTTTCACCCCTGGGAAAtcgctttctctctcttcaat GGTTTGAATCAAAGGTCAAAGACTAAGGTTCCCGTGGTTGGAACTGCAACTTTGAATCTGGCTGAATTTGCATCTGTGGTTGATCAAAAGGATTTTGATTTAAACATTCCTATTACAGTTTCTGGTGGTGCTGCGGAGTCCTCTCCTTTACTTAGT ATATCGATTAGTTTGGTGGAATTAAGAGCGGCTCAAGAGAGCACAGAAATAGTTCATAAATCAATAGTGCCCGTGCCTTCTTCACCCATGGTTCAGCCAGGAGAAACTACCTTGGTTGAGAAAGATGAGCTTTCGACCTTCAAAGCTGGTCTTCGGAAAGTGAAGATTTTGACTGAGTTTGTGTCTGTTAGGAAGGCAAAGAAAGCTGGCCATGAGGAGGAGGGAAGTGAGGGCAATTTCTCTGGCAGGAGTGAGGATGGTGAATACAATTACCCTTTTGACTCCGATTCACTTGATGATTTCGAAGAGGGTGAGTCCGATGAGGTTAAAGAGGATTCCAGTGTGAGGAAGTCGTTTAGTTATGGAAAACTGGCATATGCAAATGCTGGAGGGGCGTTTTATTCCAGCATGAGGGTGAATGGTGAGGACGAAGACTGGGTTTACTATAGCAATCACAGATCGGATGTTGGGATTTCGCACAAAGACGATTCCACCGTGTCAGCGACCGAGCCTTCTGTCTTGCAGAGCTCAAGGCGTAGTATACTGCCTTGGAGGAAGAGGAAGCTGAGTTTCAGATCTCCTAAATCTAAGGGGGAGCCATTGTTAAAGAAGGCTTATGGTGAAGAAGGTGGTGATGACATTGATTATGATCGCAGACAGCTTAGCTCTGATGAATCCCTTTCACTTGGG AAGACTGAAGATGATTCAGGTGCGAATCGATCATCAGTATCTGAATTCGGGGATGACAATTTTGCTGTTGGGAGTTGGGAGCAGAAAGAAGTATTGAGCCGTGATGGCCACATGAAACTTCAGACACAGGTCTTCTTTGCATCAATTGATCAGCGTAGTGAACGTGCAGCAGGTGAGAGTGCATGTACTGCTCTTGTTGCAGTAATAGCTGATTGGTTCCAAAACAATCATGATCTTATGCCCATAAAGTCCCAATTTGATAGTCTTATTCGAGATGGCTCATTGGAATGGAGGAACTTATGTGAAAACCAAACCTACAGGGAGCGATTCCCTGACAAACATTTTGATCTTGAAACAGTCATTCAAGCCAAAATTCGTCCCCTTGCTGTGGTTCCCGGCAAATCCTTTATTGGATTTTTTCATCCAGAAGGAATGGATGAAGGCAGATTTGATTTTCTGCATGGGGCCATGTCCTTTGATAACATCTGGGATGAGATAAGTCGTGCTGGACAGGAGTGCACTAGTAATGATGAACCCCAGATTTACATTATTAGCTGGAACGACCATTTCTTCATCCTCAAAGTTGAAGCTGATGCTTACTGCATAATTGACACTTTGGGAGAGAGGCTTTATGAAGGATGCAATCAGGCATATATCTTGAAATTTGACAGCAACACGGTCATATACAAGATGCAAGATGTTGCTCAAGGATCAGGAGAAAAAACCGCCAATGACCTGCAAACTGTTGCAGAAGTATTAGAGCAGAATGACAGGCAAATCCAGCCAATCAACGGTAAAGAGGTGGACTCTGTTGTGGATACTGAAGAACAGGTGAAGAATGACCAGGAAGAGGAGGTTGTGTGCCGAGGAAAGGAAGCATGCAAAGAATATATCAAAAGCTTCTTGGCTGCGATCCCTATTAGAGAATTGCAAACAGATGTCAAGAAAGGTTTAATATCATCCACTCAAACACCATTTCATCATAGGCTACAAATTGAGTTTCACTACACTCAGTTTTTGCCGTCTTATGTTGCACCTCCTGTGGCCGTAGCAGCATCCATGACTATGCCAGATACTCTTGCACTCGCTGTAACTGAGGTTGCCGCATGA